GCTAAATATCAAAATATAGAGGATATGCAAGCAACAATTAATTTCACTTTAAAGGGATTAAAGCAAACAGGTGTTTTGCTTTATAAGTTTCCAGACAAGTTTATTATTAATCTAAATTCAAATAATCAAGTTTTTGTAAGTGATGGCGAATTTTTGACAGTTTATGTTCCATCTCTTGGGACTTCGTTTAATCAACAATTAATAAAAGGTGGCAGTGGGGGAGGTCTTATGAAAGTTTTAAATAGTGAGTACAGCGTGTCTTATACTAATTCTCCAAATTTAGAAGCTCTTGATTCATCTGATTCTGGAAAATATATTAAATTAACCTTTTCTAGAAAGCTTTACAAGGGAGCTGCTACTATTAATTCTTTTATTATTGCTTTTACTCCGGATGGAATAATTA
This portion of the Borreliella afzelii genome encodes:
- a CDS encoding LolA family protein, with the translated sequence MIKTILLLVLYPVAVFAQISANQYFEGIYAKYQNIEDMQATINFTLKGLKQTGVLLYKFPDKFIINLNSNNQVFVSDGEFLTVYVPSLGTSFNQQLIKGGSGGGLMKVLNSEYSVSYTNSPNLEALDSSDSGKYIKLTFSRKLYKGAATINSFIIAFTPDGIIRRITAYPTSGGREIVIDLIAVKFNVGILDSKFNYDPPKSSNKVDNFLYDIKKN